CGATTATTGTTTATCGATTACCGATTTATGCTTATTGATGTAAAACTATAAAAAGTCCTACTACAGTGTTgctggaaataaaattcactGGACATTTTTTGGGTCATTTTTAAACGTATTTATGCTGAACTCCTAAAATCGccttttataaaattgattaatatgttATATTAGTTTGATTGACAGTGATTAATATGGGACTTTTATAGGAGCACGgctgaagaattaaaattaaattgatatcCCAGTTTTATGGagcaaaattgatttattaaatgaaatgaaCGAGGCAAGACGATAGTGGGTAAAATTCTTTCCCCCAAAGATAATTAGATTTTAAGCTTAACAGATTTGGAATGGGCATGACTAGCAGTTACTCTTTATTCTTTGATAGTAATTTGGCGGCTGGAAttctttataatttcattttcgattCTACACGCTTGGCCACTGAACCGaactacaaataaaaatctactTTTTCTTCGATTCTTGTTAATATCGCTGCATCTTCGGATTACTCACATTCTTTGCTTCTCTCCCCTAAATTTCACTAGTTCTGAATAGGCACCTGAGCCACACCTGAAAGTAAAGGCACAAGGTATTGTCAGAAAAGGGCCTATAGTAACTTTGTGTCACCTGCCACCATTCTTTATTAAGGCCGCACTAAATAAGTTAACCTGTAGCGTCAAGGGCACTAAAATGATATTCTCTCTTGGGGCCTTACACTATGTAGGTAGAAGCGATGCTGTAAAACAACTCGGATCTACAGGGAGTGGCGAAAGCGCGGTGTCATAAAAAGACTTGTAACAATGGCTTGTCGAGTAGACCTCAGGATTGTTTTAGTGGAATGTTATGTATTGGCAGGGGTGTCCTGACCGTGGGACCGCGACCCACCCTTAATCGGAATTTATATTGAGCTTAATCATAATCTTGGGATCGAAACAGTTACTTAATACGAACGAAAGTGGTTCCTTATGACCACTCGACGAATAccattgaaacaaattttcatatttttgcttAAGAATAGGAGGAATGGAATACAACGATCTGATATGGTTCGCTGACGTTTTCACAAGTCAGCGACCTGTATGATCGACAGAGCTTAACTTGTTACCGCACATTaccgtgttttttttttaattctagtAGCCCAACAAACATAGTAGAGAGCTAACTACCGAACTAGTTTTTATCTCTGCTGCATTGTGGTCAGAGAAAATTATACTCtttggaaaagaaaattgcatATCTGGCTGTGTGGGAAGGACCTCAGAAATTAATTACATATATAGGATGTTTCAGAGTTGAAGTGACAAAGCCTAGAGGAGATTCTGCTCAgcaaaatatgggaaaaagtTCATATCGACATGGgttcaaaaatgcttcgtttccaagatacagagtgttatatttttaataaaaattaagttttttattattagctTAAAAACGCCttaaccaatttttttgaaattttgcggTTAATGGAACAATTATTGGATATCTActaaactaattaaatttgatcctgagttaattttttttttcataaattgaaCACATTACGATAAATTTTCGGATAATtcgtaaacatttttacttttctcaaaaacataGCGAGACACtcaagaaaattatgaaaaaaagtgtatttttagTAAGTTTATTCGGATATTACACGGAAACAGCAAAAAAACTACAAGGTGATacttttttctgcaaaaaaattaccgaTTTACTCGCTGGGTACGCCCCTGGAAACTCtagatcaaatttaattagtcAAGTAGATGTctgataattgttttaataaaccgtaaaaacttcattaaaatcaactaaagctataaataaaaattaaataaaaaaaaactactcgGAAACGAAACATTTCCCGACCCATattgatatgaattttttcgaTATCTTGCTGATCGAATTCTCCCCTAAGTTTTTGCCACTTAAACTCTGAAATACTCTGTATATGTCAACTTTGTGCATACAATAGTAATCAAAAAAGACTACTGAGGATGgctaaagaaatttaaaacaagggAAGATTCTtgtattaaaaagaaaaaaaaaattattacaaaaatcaaGAGTAGTTCCGCTCGCCGAAACATGccaaaatactgaaaattcgTCAAAACAATTGTTATCATTTCACGTTACTGTGCAACTCCTAATGAAAGCCAAGCTAGTTCAAGTTACTAAAAAAtctaagtttttttcaaacaatatcattatcacaaaaaatgtgttctAGGTGCTGTTGCAGAGTCCACTTGCTACTTCTCGCAACAATTTCAAGGAGAATATTTGATGCAGAAATCAGTAAATGTAGGAGGAGCGATTGCGTACAGCACTGTGGCTATCACCCCTAATGCTATATCAGTTTGGGGCAACTGTCACAAAAagcataataataatgttatcTTATCAATAACTAAGTAAGTCTCTATGAGAACAAAATTGAGTGTCTTCTTAAGGAAAACGTATTTTAGTTACAGCAACCCGAAATGCTACATGTGCCTCCATTTAAAGCTTCGTTCTTCAAATGTTCTTCAGGTTTTTATATCAAGTCAAGACAAATGTTTCACGAACGATCTGGCGGCGGAAGCAAATTGTCCTTCACAAGAATCCCTTCAAACACGTGGTGAAACAACGGAAATATTATTGTTCAGTAAGTAATTTACATATATAGCTGCGTTTGTAGACAATGGGCATTACCATCCTCTAATTAACAACCTTTCCTTAACTCGGttaattaagtttgtttgcggAAGCACTTgcgatgttttttttatctcgtcCAAAGGGCACTGATGTTGATCAAGTTACTTATACGCAGGCAGCAGCGATAACTGATGattaaatacaatttattaatgtatttgcACTTCACCTTAACAAGCGACCTTTAGTTGGTCAGTGACTTTCCGAGGGATTTTGCAAAGCCGAATTAATATTATGTCGCTGTATTTATACTTagtggaaatgaaaaaaatcacaaaccACTTAGATGACGTTAATTTAgaaaccaattaaaattaatgaaagtgtcatctttaaaTATGCACAGCAGCAGTTATCTAAAGGATGCACCTGGTAAATACTTCCTTGGGCttgaacttaaaatattatttcttgcAGAAATAAAGGATGACTTAGGGGCAGTAACACAAAAGCAGTACTGTCCAATTGATGGCAAATATTACACTAACTATAAGGGCAAGATCACCACGAATAACGAATGTGTAGGGTTTACCTCTACTATAGACTCATGTCCTTCAGGGTCTACACTCAATTTCAGAATTCGAGGCTGCGATTTAGAAAACCatagtaagttttttttatgatatacAGGATCGAAATGTTTCACCATGAAACTTCAGATTTAAGATTCGATTGTTTGGGGCATTGGAAAGGCGTCAAAAACGAAACATTCTTAGTTTTCACTGACAGTAGGCATTTAGACGGCCAAAGACCTACATATCGATGTGGTGTAAGTTGGTGAGcatgaattttatcaaacttaaaattaacgtTATCTTCTTTAGATATATAAACAAGACAAGGTAAccggaaaaattgaaatggcAGTAAGCAGAGACTCTACCTGCACTTCAGAATTATACAACTCCACACATGGTTTTGAAGCCTTTGTCTTGGCTCTCAAAACTGAGACTCCATGGCCACCAGAGGTTAGTTACGGAATCTGCAGTTTCCCCAAATGGATGTTTGGCACCTGGGAGTATGTCAGAGTTGAAGGAGACACTATGGTCTACAAAGATCATAGTTCATTTAAGACTTACACCATTAAGTGTGTAGGAGTGCAAGAGGATGGAGACAAATATCTGATATTCAGCAGAACTCAGTGGTACgttttttggatttatttgAGAATATAGATCTTATTTGAGGAGTTATTGCAGTGATGAGGAATCTTTTAATTGTATGAGGATAGCAAGCAGAAGCAGGaatattttggaatttcaactAGGGACAAATTCGAGCAGCAATAAGGATGTTTACAAGTTATGTGCTGATGAAAACTTTGATAACAATACATGGGTTACTCAAGGACGTAAGTAATTTCTTTGTGGTTAGATTCAGGTCAGTCACGCATTTTCTCTTagtagtaaaaataaatgtatatgtacttattaaattaattttttttgaatgacACAATCAATTTCAAACCACTCAGAAAAGAACGGTTAACTataataaatgcaattttttaatttatgaccTATGCCATTCAGTTAACTAGATATTTATTGTACACTTTAAACTGAACCTGGAATAAAACTGACGATATTTTCGTTTCCAGGTCTGGACATATCCGGATCAATGCAAAACGGTCTTTGCCCCATAACTGGGGAATACACAGGACGGATTCCTGATGCTCCGGATCTTTGTGCGAAACTATGGTCAGACTGTCGAGCTCCTGAGTTAATGTACTATCAAGTTTCTGAATGCTTAACTGAAGAAATTTACGAAGAGCGTGAATACCAATGCTTAGGTCATTGGAAAGAGTCTAATGTTTTGTATACCTACACTGAAAGGCGAGACGTGGCAGACGGGACATACGAGTGTTTTGTTGGGTCGATCGTATCGgacaaagaaattaatatcaaGGAAGCAGGGGAGCATTGCCAAAGGAACATAGACCCAATGAAATATGGAATGAAGTTGACTAAGACCAAAGCTATTTATACATGCGCGAACAAAAGTACTACTTCAGGACCCCGATTCTCAATTCCTAGTCGGTTTACCACATCTAGTCCTAGAAGAACAACCACTAAAACTATAGGTAAGCACTAGAACTCACCTGATGACCCCAGTTACTCCAATGCATCTTAACTCACAAACATTTATGCCAGTGTTCTAAAAATTATGACACCACATTATTaagctttattatttttgctattataaatatttgccaTATGATAAACTGTATATTAACCTGACATAAATTAGTAtaggaataaataataatgtcgGATATGTTTACTTCCAGATTCCAATGCAATTCCAGAACTACCAAAGGGAAACAGTGCTTCCAAATTCGTGGCGCAAGTGGCCAGCCTGCTAGGCGTGATCATATTGCTTATTTAATTCTAATcttcttgagaaaaatgtaGATATAATCTGCATTTTTGTATCAAATTACATTCTAAAGGAATGTCAAATTTGTGATTTCTAGTTCTTAAACGCTCTTTTAACTAATGTATATACATAGGGCAATCTCCCaggaatgtaaataaaaactaaacaagCCCAGAAAGACTGCCCTGTATCATCGAATGCCCTATATTTTGCCTTTTTATTTTAGCTCAACGTGAttgtataaattatattcaaatagTCTATAAGGAATGTGTGATGTTTGAGTCTTCTGTCTGT
This region of Euwallacea fornicatus isolate EFF26 chromosome 3, ASM4011564v1, whole genome shotgun sequence genomic DNA includes:
- the LOC136350640 gene encoding uncharacterized protein, which codes for MEREYVVATVLTGLLCFLKCAVAESTCYFSQQFQGEYLMQKSVNVGGAIAYSTVAITPNAISVWGNCHKKHNNNVILSITNYSNPKCYMCLHLKLRSSNVLQVFISSQDKCFTNDLAAEANCPSQESLQTRGETTEILLFKIKDDLGAVTQKQYCPIDGKYYTNYKGKITTNNECVGFTSTIDSCPSGSTLNFRIRGCDLENHNLRFDCLGHWKGVKNETFLVFTDSRHLDGQRPTYRCGIYKQDKVTGKIEMAVSRDSTCTSELYNSTHGFEAFVLALKTETPWPPEVSYGICSFPKWMFGTWEYVRVEGDTMVYKDHSSFKTYTIKCVGVQEDGDKYLIFSRTQCDEESFNCMRIASRSRNILEFQLGTNSSSNKDVYKLCADENFDNNTWVTQGRLDISGSMQNGLCPITGEYTGRIPDAPDLCAKLWSDCRAPELMYYQVSECLTEEIYEEREYQCLGHWKESNVLYTYTERRDVADGTYECFVGSIVSDKEINIKEAGEHCQRNIDPMKYGMKLTKTKAIYTCANKSTTSGPRFSIPSRFTTSSPRRTTTKTIDSNAIPELPKGNSASKFVAQVASLLGVIILLI